The segment CTTCTGCTCACGGCCACCTGGCCCGAGGCTGATGAGCCTACACACAATTTGTCAAAAATCCCACACAATTtgtcaaaaacaataataataaaaccctAACACTTCCTCTTTTGACATTTCTAAAGTGTCAACTAAGGATATTCTGAGGGAAGAGTAAGACATTTGCATTTATCAGAATCTTTCAGTTTTGGTCTATTTTCGGCAGTCAGGATCATTTTGTTTGAACGTTGGTGGAACGCAAGTAAAGACTCTGAAGCCACGATTCCGAAGCAGCAGCACAGGGGATGTTTGGCCAGACAGCGATCTCATGTATGGCTGAAGATTGGCTTTTATGGTAGTCACAGCCAGCTAGACTTTATAGGAAGGAAATGGCCATGTGAAAAGGTAGCCCTGACAACCGCGTTCTAATTCCAGCTTGTACATGTAGGCTGACTGAAGTGAAGTGTCCAGACAGTGATCTGTGTTTTACACAGAGTGTCAGCAGCAGGAGGACGGCCACTCTCCATTGTTTACCCAGCAGCCCTCTCAGCTGAGCCTTTTCTACCTGCCTCTAGCTCCCCAGGTTTCCCTCAGCTCATTTCCCTCTCTGGTAGCAGCTGGCAGTGCTCCCTGATTTCAATATAATTTCTCTTCTGTTATTTTCTTACTCTGACTGTATGGGAAGTGACACTAGGGCTTTGCTTTGTGGCTTAGGATCACTGTAGTCACTTAGGAAGAGCCTTTCAGTCGACTTACCCTGGAGAGTCACCACATTTTCACTATTTCAGTGATTTCGGCTTTGTTTCCAACTGACTTCTTAGAGGGTCTAGCAAGGGAAATGGCTTTGGGTGGTCAATGCTCATTCTCCTGAAGAGGAAGGGGTGATACTCAATACTGGAACAGGGCAGGGTCCACTGTGGTCAGCAGTAAGGGAAGTCTGTAGCAAAACAGGACTGAGTGACTGCCGAGGGAGGCTGTGCTATCCGATCCAGGGCCTGTCCAGTGCTAAGgctatcccagaacttggaataGTTCATTTGTTCTCAGGTAAGAAGCATACTGCAGGCTAGTGCCTGGCCAATGTTTTCAGGAAACCCTTACACCCACTCAAATCCAGTATTATGTTAAGAGGAGACTAAGAAAACTACTTCGGGCATCACCTTGCTGCTGGCAGCCCTCAAGTCAGCTGATGCTTCGTCCTGAAGTAGTTCATTGGGGTTAAGAAAATGATGGGCACACATGAGCCTTTTACGTGTTAAACATCCTAGTCAGTATCTCTACAATGATGACTTATGTTTCTTCAGCTGCTTTGTATGGCAGTGGAGTGGCTCGGAATATGGCACCTGCACTGGCTAATGGTGCTGACAGCCAGCTgcaggggaaggagagacaggatTCTAGTTTGAAGTGACACCTGGCTTGCAGTGTGACACTCAGCTGCTTCACACCTCTGGGCTCTGAGGTTCATCTGCACAGTCGACAGCCTGATTTCTAAGTCACGTTCAGTATCTCATTGTGTGCTCATTGATGCTCTGCAGAAAGCTCTTTTAAACCAAACTTACCTACATTTTCTTCCTTAACAGACTGCATTTGTTGTTGATGAAGTGAGCAGCATTGTAAAGGAGGTAAGAGGAAACAGTCTTGTTTTCCAGGCGTTTGGTTGATACTATGTGTCTTGGAGTTACCATTACTGTGATttaacaccatgaccacagcaatttgAGGAACAAAGAAGGGTTtcttcagctcacacttccacatcacagttcatcatcaaaggaagtcaggataggaattcaaacagggcaggaacctggaggcaggagctgatgcagagaccatggagggtcgtgcttactggcttgctccttatggttTGCTCAGCCAGGACAACAAGCCTAGGGATGGCACAACCCACCCTAGGCCAGGCCCTTCCCAGTCAatccttaattaagaaaatgtcttatgggctggagagatggtttagcggttaagaacactgactactcttccagaggtcctgagttcaatttccaacaaccacatggtggctcacaactgcctgtaatggGATTAgaagtcctcttctggtgtgtctgaaggcagctacagtggactcacaacataaagcaaataaataaataaatcattaaaaattttatttaaaagaaagaggagggggctggcgaggtggctcagtgggtaagagcactgacttgatcttctgaaggtcatgagttcaaatctcagcaaccacatggtggctcacaaccacccataatgagatctgatgccctctgctggtgctCGGAagtcagctacattgtacttatatataataataaacaaatctttaaaaaaaaaaaagaaagaagaaatgtcttACAACTCCAGTTTCATAATTGCGGTTGCCTCCTGCCAGTGACTTGAGCTTGTGTCAGGCTGACAGAAAAGGAGCCAGCATAGCATGTATGAAGGAGAACGCTATgtgaattaaaatggaaaaatctcAAGAGCTGTTAAGCTTTCTGTGTTTTgacatttcaaacatttttactttatatctAAGTAAAATGACTCCTATATTACATAAATTATATAACCTGAATCAAGAAGTCTTAAGTGGCGTTAGAAAGTGTCGAGGCAGATTCCGTAACCTTGCAGCATGAAGACTCATGATGCACGCATAAATGTCTCCAGTGCTCGTGAGGAAGAGCAACTGCAGAGAAAATCTAACAACGTCTATAACTCAGGACCTGGAGATACAGCTCGGGGTTATTCATAggtttttcttacattttaaaatacattattgaTAGCAATCATAGTACTTCTCTTAAACAAGGTGGACGACAGGCCCAGGGAATTGGACACCGTGGGAGTGACCGCAGCAGAGCTTAGGGaggaagtttattttggctcaccgTTGGAAGGGAGACAGTCCACCACGGTGGCAGGACTGTGAGGTGGCTGGTCACCACGCATCTTTATGTTCAGCAAGAATTTTCTAGATTAGGCTAGCTGAGGTAAAGACCCACCCAGAATGTGGACGAACTGTTCCACAGGCAGGGAGGGCCCCAATCTGAAGCCAAAGGAGAAAGCGTGCTTAGCCCAGCAGTCCTGACTGCAGCTGTGATCAGCTGCCTCAAACCCCGACTGCCAGGACTCTCCCACCATCATGGCCTGGGAGCTAGAATAAACCCTTCTTCCTATTTGATGTTCCCTGAAGTAATTTTGGATCTACTACAATATAAGATTTTTGATGCCCAATATTGAAGTCAATAATGCTAGAGTGTTAAAGAACCACACACTGTTTTGTGAGAAGTACTCAATAATCAAAATGATTTTCTCACTTTTATGTACATTGTTCAGCATCCAGTGTGACTTTTCTGGTGCTTTGCAGGGAGTGTAAGTTTGCCTTTTATTGTTTCTTCCGTGCAGTGTTTCCAGTGGAACAGGTGGGAAGCAGAAAGGTGGTGGATTAAACCAGAACTGGCAGGAATAGAGTGGGTTTGTTAGGGCTGAGTTTTGCCTCCTGTCTCCGCATCCACTTTTCCTGTGTTGCTAGGCAGCAGGTGGTTGGAAGTGCCATCAGCAGTCCATAGGGAAGCATGAGGTGACTCAGCATTTTTGCCCTGGCTGTAGGTTCGTTCTGTCCTcaagctgtttttaaaaaagtattaagTAGTTGGAATGAGTAGGTCCAAAATTAGAGTTTTCCTTTCTCCCTAAACACTGGACTTCATAGTGCACAGAGGGGGTTGCTCTTCCTCCTTTGACAGTCTCTGTGTCTAGCCTTACCTTTACTAAAGCCAGTCTTGAGCCCACAGTGTGCTCTCAGCCTCGAGTGGGCAGGCGGGACAGAGGAGCTGGATCCGAGCCCCAAGTCTGGAGGTGGAAACCACGGTGCATCCCTCATACGCTGTCGCTGCCCTCAGCGTGGAGTGTGTGGCCCACTCCTCCACCGTGTGCAGTGAGGGCCCCTGGACCTGTGTCTGCCTTGTCTGTAGGGAATCATGAAACCTTTTCTAGGCTTCCAGCAGGttagcaggggtggggagggagctgTTGAGAGCCACACTGGCATCTGGGAGAGAGGATGCTGGAGAAAGACACAGGGTGTCACTGATATTACAGGGACAGGGCAGTGAGCTGTGCTATCCAGGAGCCCTGGGACTCAGGGGGAACGCTGCTGCTGTAAGCTCCAGCTTCCAGTGTTAAAGGTTCAGTTATCTAGAAAGTGTGATACGACAAAACCCACACAACGAGGCCACAAGTACTACAAGACTGGTCAGGTTGTGCCAACACCCAATAAAATGTcatctaacacacacatgtatgttttATGGCTTGGCTAAAAATGACTAGTATATGTGTAAGAAACTGGCAAAATATTTTTTCTGCCTCAATAAGAAAATGTGTTGACTGTTAGAAATGAAGAGCAGCATGACTATTCAGTCCATTGTTCAGTGGAACTGTGGAGCCCAGCTGACAGGCTCTGTAGAACACACATCTTCAGGCCGTGTAAAGCTCCTCGACATGGGATGCAGTCAGTGCTGCTTAGCAGAAGCCACACACGTAGAGGAGCCCTTGACTGAGCAGAAGCTCGCATCtcctgagagttctgtcttcagtTCCTGGGAGGGCCATGGGCCATGTCGGACCGGTGAGTGGGTTCTCTCCATGACCTCTTGTGCTTTTTTCCCCCTAGGCTATAGAAAGCGCCATCGGTGGTAATGCCTACCAGCACAGCAAAGTCAACCAGTGGACCACTAATGTCCTAGAACAGACTTTGAGCCAACTCACCAAACTGGGGAGACCATTTAAATACATTGGTAATGGATTTTCATCTTGTGTATTTTGATAGAGGTTCTCTAAATGCTGATCTGAGGTGTGTCTGGTGCTGGAAGAAAGGTCACTTAGCAATTGGTTGTCGAACTTCCAAGAAAGTTTCTCCAGGACCAGGTCCCTTGTGTAGTGAATGTACCATGTGCTTTGCATGTCAGGCTAATGCCAGTGTCTTAGGGATTATGTCAAAGAAGAGTTCATAGGATGTCTGATCAGACATGTTGAGAACAtgttaaaagaaaggaaatcGGTAGTTTGTCAAAGTGAGACAGCACAGTCTGCCCCTTATATTGTGACTTTTTCTAACACGTTTGTTTAATTTAAGTGACCTGTGTGATCATGCAGAAGAACGGTGCTGGGTTACACTCCGCAAGTTCCTGCTTCTGGGACAGCTCCACAGACGGTAGGACTCTCACCTTCCTAGGCAATGTTATTTTGCCCATAGCTCCAATTTTGGTGATCTGCAGCGCTAAGCAGTATTTTGAAGCGCACACTTAGATGTTTCAACGTCGATGCAATTCTGTAAGTCACCATTGCCTGTAGATTGGTGCACAtgccatctctgtgagtttgaggccctatctaaaaacaaacaaaatctcaaaaCATTCTGGGGGCACTTGCCCATTTATAAGTAAAGTTAGGCAGTAAAGTCCCTCTCTGTATGTCAGGCATGCAGTGCAGTGCTGGCATGGTGGGACCCGAATCTCCTGGGCTGCCTCATttcctgtgcctgtctgtgtcccCCACAGGAAGCTGCACAGTCCGATGGGAGAACAAGACCATGTACTGCATCGTCAGTACCTTCGGACTGTCCATCTGACCACCTTGCCAGCCTCAGCCTCGTGGTCCCAGCATTTCCAGTCCATCTTAACCACCAGCTATGTTGGGCAAACCCCTTCCTCCTAAGTTGTTCTGTGGcactctcaaaaaaccaaatgacTCCCCAGTCACAGGAACCACATGACTTCAGCCAGATTAGCAGCCACCTGTCATCTGAGCCAGGCAGTACCACTTGTCTTAACTGTCTTCTCCAAGGTGCTAAAAACTCAAGTCTGCTGGTGGAAACAGCTCTACTTTCTGAAATGATTCAGATACACTAACTTTCCATACTTTATTCTTTCTTAGAATaataaattattcaaaattaaagtttttgTGTTCCTTGTAGCCCGGAGCATCACCCGAGAATGAGTTTGAGAAGGGAGAAGGTTGCTTTTAGCCTTCTGCATGCTGACATCGAGTATACCTGAGCTGCTGGTCTCAGGACAGTGCACAGCCAGCTTTGCAGGTCATGCTTGAAGCCGCGGGCCTGTTTCTTACTGTGATGGCGAAACCTGCTGACAttggcagagctggagagaggcCACAGACCTCAGGGGCGGGCTAGGCACTTGTGACATGTGGCCTCACGCAGAGATCTAGAAAAGTGGCCGATGTCTGGGGAAATGGGCTACATCAGTTTAgctctgtttaattttttaattacattcgTGTGTGAGAGCGAGTAAGCATGCGTCCCATGGCACACCTGTGGAGTTCAGAGGTCAAAGGCAGTTTGTGGGACTTGGCTCTTTCTCCACCACTGGGTCCCAGGAATGAACTTAGGTAGTCAGGGTTGGTGGCAAACCCCTCTACCTGCTGTACCAGCTCACTGGCCCACCAGTTTACTTTCGTTGCACTCACTGCCAGCCTCAGGTGGCACAAACCAGGAAGCAAAAAGAACAGGAGGAAAGCTTACCCTAGCAATCTGGCAAACATGTCTGCCCTCTCAGTAGAGGGCGAGATGAACGAACGCCTTGGTCCTCCAGGATGGGAATAGGCCACTTCACCTGTAGGACAGGAACCTAGCCATGCTGCAATCCTACATTCCTAGTCCCTGCTTCCTGGACGTGACGGTTGTTCAAGCCATGAGCTCCGACCTATGTCTGGTTGGCCCAGCGCAGTTCGCCTGCTGCTTTCGGACCTAGgctttggcattttagtagcagcagcagctacATATTTAGAATTTTACAGCTTACAGAATGGTTTCAGGATTGCTGTGTCCTTAACAATGCTTAGCTTGGGTATCACAAAGGGCCCACAGTTTATCCAGTTAATTTCAAGTCATAAATCCTAGTGAGAAGGGACCCCAACAGACTAGGTTGTCTGTTGACCGCTCTGGGGTGCTCCTTGTGGGCCACCTAAGGCACTATGATTGGCATTGCCActtggtgtgtgtatgtctgaagGAGTGCACGCTCATGCATGGTCTTGTGTGTGCCCAGTTCCAGCATATTTcctgagatggggtctctcactgaacctggagcacactgttTGAGCTAAATTTGCTGGCCACCAAAACAGTGGGACACACCTGTCTCTGCTCCGTTTTCCCAgccctggggttacagacacacaccactGTGCCcgcttttacatggatgctgcaGCTCTAAACTTGGGCCCTCATTCTCACAAAGCAAGCATTTAACCCACTGACCTGTCTCCCCGATATCCCTGGCTGAAGAGCCTTGCTGTGGTCTTCTTTCTAAAGCATTCATATAAAAAGCTAGTaatacataaagaattaaaaattagaaatatattaaCATCGGTGAACAAGAGACAGTGTCAGAATGAAGCTGATAAGGTTTGTTAtggatgagaaatgtcccccatcggtgtgtgatggtttgaatatgcctggcccagggagtggcactgttagaaggtgtgtcactgtgggtgtgggctttaagaccctcattctagctgcctagaagccagtattctgctagcagccttcagatgaagatgtagaactctcagctctgcttgcaccatgcctgcttggatgctgccatgctcctgccttgatgataatggactgaacctctgaacctgtaagccagccccaattaaatgttgtccttataagagttgccttggtcatggtgtctgttcacagcagtaaaaccctgttGCGGCCGGCCTGCAGCTTGCAACGAATGGTTCAGCTGAGATGGCAACTCGGGCTGAGAGAGAAAAGACtacaaaaccctaagacaaggtgTGTGTCAAACACTTGCTCTTCATCTGGCAGTGACAtttggggaggatctgggaacTTGGAGGTGGAGCTTGCTGAAGGAAGCAGGATACTGCTAGCATCCCTAGTGGGTGAGGGTCTCTGCCTTGTTCTGGCCCCTTCCCGTCATTCTGCTTTGAGTCCTGGCTACCAGGAGGTGAGTGACTTGGCCACACTCTGTAGGCACTGTGTTCCTCATCCCGGGCTCATGGTGGAAGGAGCCAGCCATGGACTGGTGAGCTAAAGTGACTCTCTCCTGTGAGGTTTTTCATCAGATTTcggtcacagcaacaaaaagtctCATACAAAATCTCAAAATGTGACTTTTATTGAGTTTTTCATAAATAAGCATTTATTCCTTGACTGACTGCTCAGACAACACTGGTGCACTGATGGTCAAACGGTGTTCCTTCTGGACTTAGAGGCTAGTGTTtttatttaacagatatttacagacatTTGTAAAAAGGTAGTTTTCAGGAGCAGACAATCCCTCTGTCATACAATGGAATTAACCTGTTCTGTGTCACAGGACAGATCACAGAATGGTAGCACCTAGCAGCACCCGAGCCACCAAGAGAAACATTCAGCAAGGCTTCTGACGACATCCATTTTCCTttggcctgaaaaaaaaaaaaaaaaaaaaaaagagccacatctcccccaacccccaaaaatCTAATCACTAAGGCAAACGCTCAAATATACAATACATATCAAGCCTCATATCTGTTCCTCATGGAGGGACTTAGTTCTCTCTTTTGTGGGTGCTTGTGTTTTTCCTATAAAGATTAGTAACCATATTTGAACCTGTTCATCCTAACTGTGCCTTCAATGGTTCAGCACTTGAGGCTGGCGAGATTTGCTTTATAAACTGCCCATCTGCAGGATGGCTTTACATACCTAAGCTTACTTCAGTCTAACTGTACAGAGAGCAAGCGCCTCATGAGCCTCGGGTGTAAGTTTACATACCCTCTTCTCTAGCCTTTCGATGGGGCTTGAAGGCACCAAATCACTGCTGCAATGAATGACAATAAATCAAGCAGATTTACTACCCACAGGGAAAATGAAGCTCTCACCGGGAATCAGGGAGCCGTCACCTTCCAGGTTCCCCTGGATTGGACCAATATAAAAAATACCCCAAAGACAGTAGGATTCAAACCGTTACCCTGAAAGAACTAAGTCAGCCCTTTGAACTTATAATTTAAGTTTACAAAATTTTAATCCCCTCAGAACAAAACAGTCTTCCGGTGACTATCAAAAGTCCCGGCGGTGTTTAGTGTTTTAACCTCACCCCTGAGCTGCTGCCTACACACTGAAGTCTTAGCTCTGTAAGCAGAGCTTTGCACAGCATCTAATACATGATGCACACGACCCTAGGAGTGCTGCTTTATAATTCATATTTCAACAGCAA is part of the Mus musculus strain C57BL/6J chromosome 17, GRCm38.p6 C57BL/6J genome and harbors:
- the Dynlt1b gene encoding dynein light chain Tctex-type 1, with the translated sequence MEDFQASEETAFVVDEVSSIVKEAIESAIGGNAYQHSKVNQWTTNVLEQTLSQLTKLGRPFKYIVTCVIMQKNGAGLHSASSCFWDSSTDGSCTVRWENKTMYCIVSTFGLSI